In the genome of Deltaproteobacteria bacterium, the window CGCGCCATCATACCGCACAAACCGGCCCCCGCGGCCACCCGGTTGGCACCGGCGCCGAGCGCCGCGCCGCCCGCCTCGCGCCGGCGCCGAGCGCCGCGCCGTCAGGTGGCCGGCGAGGTCGCGCGCGCCGGCGGCCACAACGCGACCGCCGCCGCTCAGTGCAGCGCCGCCGCCCCGTCGGCCGGTCGCGCCGGCGGGCTGTCCGCGAAGTACGGCATCACCTGCTCGCCGAACGTGCGGATCGACCGCATCACCAACTCGTGCGGCACGGTCCCGGCCTGCATCACCAGGATCAGCTCGTCGACGCCCGCGTCGCGAAACCGGCTCACGATCTCGCGGCAGTGGACCGGGTCGCCGATCACGTTCATCGCGGGAGCGTCCTCCGCACCGCGGAACGCCATCGCCGCCGCCAAATCCTCGTCGGACAGAAAGTCGCGGTCGATCGGCAGCGGCCCGATCGGCCGGTCCGCGGTGAAGTAGTACGCCGCCAGCGCCTGCGCGAAGAAGTTGGCGCCGCGAAACCCGTAGCGGCACGCCTCGCGGTCGTCCGGCAAGCACAGCGCGACCGGCGTACACGCGAAGTGATCGGTCTTGGCGTACGCCTCGGGCTGAGCCGCCGCCACGGCGGCCCGGTACTCGCGCACCTTCCGCGCCAGGTAGTCGTCGTTGCCGATCGCGAAGTTCAGCGCGCCGATGCCGAGCTTGCCGACCTGCACGGCGGACTCCGGCTTGCTGCACGCCGCGAACATCGGCGGGTGCGGCTGCTGCACCGGCTTCGGGATCACCCGCGTCGGCGGGATGTCGAAGAAGCGCCCCTTGTAGGAGAACACGTCCTCCCGCCACATCCGCGGGATCATGTCGAGCGCCTCCTCCCACTGCGCGTGCAGCTGGTCCACGTCGTTTTCGAAGGCCAGCTTCTCGGTCATCGACGAACTCTTCCCCGAGCCCCAGT includes:
- a CDS encoding LLM class flavin-dependent oxidoreductase, yielding MKFSLFYEMQISRPTRETEAQLFRDCVDQCVLADEIGYHAIWEVEHHGLYEYSHSSAPETFLAYIAAKTERIRLGHGITLTPYRYNHPIRIAERVATLDILSGGRVNWGSGKSSSMTEKLAFENDVDQLHAQWEEALDMIPRMWREDVFSYKGRFFDIPPTRVIPKPVQQPHPPMFAACSKPESAVQVGKLGIGALNFAIGNDDYLARKVREYRAAVAAAQPEAYAKTDHFACTPVALCLPDDREACRYGFRGANFFAQALAAYYFTADRPIGPLPIDRDFLSDEDLAAAMAFRGAEDAPAMNVIGDPVHCREIVSRFRDAGVDELILVMQAGTVPHELVMRSIRTFGEQVMPYFADSPPARPADGAAALH